From the Malus domestica chromosome 17, GDT2T_hap1 genome, one window contains:
- the LOC139193295 gene encoding uncharacterized protein produces the protein MAGSGSSEVSTPIFSGENYEFWKIKMVTIFKSHGLWKLVEKGITISETKKKKKAEGSSEEEEDDEKMVATYMQDAKALGIIQNAVSYQIFPRIANADSAKMAWDLLYGEYHGGDQVRSVKLQNLRREFEYARMRDDETLFGYLTRLNELINQMKTFGEILSNERLEVVAILKSQEQRFDLHTVDATEKAFSSLSVNLKEQNRSSAYSGSSRSQKNWNSKGKKWESKPKFQQRSFTNSAQNSSSLGFMKQDIVKPQCKVCSKFHFGECRYKGQSKCHNCDRFGHWARECTAGKVVQKANCANQAEVTGNLFYANNAITEVKVNEN, from the exons ATGGCTGGATCTGGAAGTTCTGAGGTGAGTACTCCGATCTTCTccggtgagaactacgagttctgGAAAATCAAGATGGTGACGATCTTCAAATCTCATGGGTTATGGAAATTAGTTGAAAAAGGGATTACGATCTcagaaacaaagaagaagaagaaggctgaAGGAAgctcagaggaagaagaagacgatgaGAAAATGGTCGCAACATATATGCAAGATGCAAAAGCTCTGGGTATTATTCAGAATGCAGTCTCATATCAGATATTTCCTCGGATAGCTAATGCAGATTCTGCGAAGATGGCATGGGATCTGTTATATGGTGAGTACCATGGTGGTGATCAGGTAAGATCTGTGAAACTACAAAATCTGAGACGTGAATTTGAGTATGCTAGGATGCGTGATGATGAAACTCTGTTTGGATATCTTACTAGGCTAAATGAATTGATTAATCAGATGAAAACATTTGGTGAGATTCTGTCTAATGAAAGGCTT GAAGTTGTAGCAATTTTGAAAAGCCAAGAACAACGGTTTGATTTACATACTGTTGATGCAACTGAGAAAGCATTCTCTTCACTTTCTGTGAATCTAAAGGAACAAAACAGGAGTAGTGCATACTCTGGTTCATCCAGATCTCAGAAAAACTGGAATTCTAAAGGCAAGAAATGGGAGTCTAAGCCTAAGTTCCAACAGAGATCATTTACTAATTCTGCACAGAATTCATCTTCTTTAGGATTCATGAAGCAAGATATAGTTAAACCACAGTGTAAAGTGTGCTCTAAGTTTCACTTTGGAGAATGTCGATACAAGGGGCAATCCAAATGTCACAACTGTGATAGGTTCGGGCATTGGGCTAGAGAATGCACAGCAGGCAAGGTTGTTCAGAAGGCAAACTGTGCTAATCAAGCAGAAGTGACAGGCAATTTGTTTTATGCTAACAATGCAATTACTGAAGTCAAGGTGAATGAAAACTGA